In the Maribacter sp. MJ134 genome, one interval contains:
- a CDS encoding alpha/beta fold hydrolase: MKRYHSYLFSSICIFLLMFSNARAQTNYFTSFDGVEITYSDEGFGKPVLLLHGFINSRTSWDKTPLKSQLLKKGYRVIVPDLRGNGDSGKPQTEESYANDAEVNDIKLLMSHLNSKEFYAIGYSRGSIVLAKLMTKEPRIKKAVLGGMGIDFTDPNWDRRIMFMKAFDGEVTEETKGAVAYAKSVGADLRSLHLQQKYQPVTSIEELGAIKAKILVIAGDKDLENGNPELLHKAFGKSKLIIVLGDHNRTYKTEAFSKAILNFL, from the coding sequence ATGAAAAGGTATCATAGCTATTTGTTTTCCTCAATTTGCATCTTTCTCCTGATGTTCTCAAATGCTAGGGCACAAACCAATTATTTCACTTCATTTGATGGCGTAGAGATTACCTATTCCGATGAAGGGTTTGGTAAGCCCGTATTACTTCTTCATGGATTTATTAATTCTAGAACATCTTGGGATAAGACACCATTAAAAAGCCAGCTTCTAAAAAAAGGCTATCGTGTTATCGTTCCGGATTTAAGGGGAAATGGTGATTCCGGTAAACCTCAAACGGAAGAATCGTACGCTAATGATGCGGAAGTAAATGATATAAAACTACTGATGAGCCACCTTAATTCAAAAGAATTTTATGCCATTGGCTATTCTAGAGGAAGTATTGTACTGGCAAAATTAATGACCAAAGAGCCACGTATTAAGAAAGCTGTTTTAGGGGGTATGGGTATAGATTTTACAGACCCGAACTGGGATAGGAGAATCATGTTTATGAAGGCTTTTGACGGAGAAGTCACAGAAGAAACCAAAGGAGCTGTTGCCTATGCCAAATCCGTAGGGGCAGATTTACGCTCCTTGCATTTGCAACAAAAGTACCAACCTGTCACTTCCATTGAAGAGCTGGGGGCTATAAAGGCTAAAATTTTGGTTATCGCGGGAGATAAGGATTTGGAGAACGGCAATCCAGAATTACTTCATAAGGCTTTTGGCAAGAGTAAATTGATCATTGTACTTGGCGACCATAACCGAACCTATAAAACGGAGGCATTTTCAAAGGCAATTCTAAACTTTCTGTAG
- a CDS encoding non-canonical purine NTP diphosphatase: MQLVFATHNENKLKEIQSLVPKHIEILSLTDIHCHEPIPETKDTLEGNAKLKADYVTENYGLPCFADDTGLLVTSLNDAPGVFSARYAGPESNAQANMDKLLHNLKNKADRSARFKTVIALNLTGKTYFFDGTVAGEILTQKRGQDGFGYDPIFKPEGYDKTFAELPLKIKNKIGHRGKATIKLINYLNTHYATI, from the coding sequence ATGCAACTTGTTTTTGCTACTCATAATGAAAACAAACTAAAGGAAATTCAATCCTTGGTTCCTAAACATATAGAAATACTTTCCCTAACGGATATTCATTGCCATGAACCTATCCCTGAGACCAAGGACACTTTGGAAGGTAATGCAAAATTAAAGGCAGATTACGTTACTGAAAATTATGGTTTACCTTGTTTTGCAGACGATACCGGCCTTCTGGTAACCAGCCTAAACGATGCTCCGGGCGTATTCTCTGCCCGGTATGCAGGGCCAGAAAGTAATGCTCAGGCCAATATGGACAAACTCCTTCATAATCTAAAGAACAAAGCTGACCGGTCCGCCAGATTTAAAACCGTCATCGCATTGAACTTAACCGGTAAGACCTATTTTTTTGACGGAACCGTAGCAGGAGAAATCCTAACGCAAAAGAGAGGGCAAGATGGTTTTGGTTACGACCCTATATTTAAACCCGAAGGTTATGATAAGACCTTTGCGGAACTACCGTTAAAAATTAAGAACAAAATAGGTCACCGCGGGAAAGCTACCATAAAGCTCATTAACTATTTAAATACACATTATGCTACAATCTAA
- the rlmH gene encoding 23S rRNA (pseudouridine(1915)-N(3))-methyltransferase RlmH yields MTIKLLVIGKTDSTQLEQLIAVYQKRLGYYINFKMEVIPDLKKTKNLSQEQQKNKEGALILKQLVSTDTLILLDEGGKQFSSIDFSGYLQKKMNSGLKQLVFVIGGPYGFSDMVYKAASGKISLSKMTFSHQMVRLFMVEQLYRAFTILKNEPYHHQ; encoded by the coding sequence ATGACTATAAAACTATTGGTTATTGGCAAAACAGATAGTACCCAACTGGAACAACTTATTGCCGTGTACCAAAAACGCTTAGGATATTATATCAATTTTAAGATGGAAGTAATTCCCGATTTGAAAAAAACCAAAAACCTTTCCCAAGAACAACAAAAAAACAAGGAAGGAGCATTAATTCTCAAACAGCTGGTTAGCACGGATACCCTTATTCTTTTAGACGAAGGCGGTAAACAATTTTCTTCTATCGATTTTTCCGGGTATCTACAAAAAAAGATGAATTCCGGCCTCAAACAATTGGTATTCGTAATCGGGGGACCCTATGGTTTTAGTGATATGGTTTATAAGGCTGCTTCAGGGAAAATAAGTTTGTCTAAAATGACTTTCTCCCATCAAATGGTGCGGTTGTTCATGGTGGAACAATTGTACCGAGCCTTTACCATTTTAAAGAATGAACCCTATCACCATCAATAG
- a CDS encoding DUF3307 domain-containing protein, producing the protein MILFAKLLLAHLVADFMLQPLKWVIHKEANKAGSKYLYFHIIIHLFLYMLVLWDLSLWWIALIIAGSHLLIDIFKLYINPLFKNKNIPFFLDQALHILVLYLCCFYSELPEHAITLFQSLDWPLLVAIVFVTSPSAIIMGQLLEWMSNQIETNHKSLPNAGKYIGIIERLFVLIFIIIGRWEAIGLLITAKSVFRFNDLKETNNRKLTEYILIGTLVSFGLAIVTGLIYTMQV; encoded by the coding sequence ATGATTTTATTCGCCAAGTTGCTTTTAGCACATCTGGTTGCGGACTTTATGCTGCAGCCCCTGAAATGGGTAATTCATAAAGAAGCCAATAAAGCAGGTTCTAAATACTTATATTTTCATATAATCATCCACTTGTTTTTATATATGCTTGTTCTCTGGGACCTTTCGCTTTGGTGGATAGCCCTGATTATCGCAGGTAGTCATCTTCTCATAGATATTTTTAAACTTTATATAAATCCTTTATTTAAGAATAAGAACATTCCCTTTTTCTTGGATCAGGCACTACATATTTTGGTTTTATACCTCTGTTGCTTCTATAGCGAATTGCCCGAACACGCCATAACACTGTTCCAAAGTTTAGACTGGCCATTGCTAGTAGCCATAGTATTCGTTACTTCCCCGTCAGCGATTATCATGGGACAACTATTGGAGTGGATGTCCAATCAAATAGAGACGAACCATAAGTCATTACCCAACGCGGGAAAATATATAGGAATCATAGAGCGACTATTTGTGCTTATTTTTATAATTATAGGCAGGTGGGAAGCTATAGGTTTGCTGATTACGGCCAAATCGGTCTTTCGCTTTAACGATTTAAAGGAGACCAATAACAGAAAGCTTACCGAGTATATTCTGATCGGTACTTTAGTAAGTTTTGGTTTAGCCATAGTAACCGGCTTAATTTATACCATGCAAGTATGA
- the nadC gene encoding carboxylating nicotinate-nucleotide diphosphorylase, with product MISEEQFNKEIKGIISNAIREDVGDGDHSSLACIPEDAMGKAKLLVKDKGIIAGIAFAKEVFSYVDENLEVETLIEDGSQVTHGDIVFYVKGSSQSILKAERLVLNAMQRMSAIATKTNFFVNLLEGTDTKILDTRKTTPGIRALEKWAVKIGGGENHRFALYDMIMLKDNHIDFAGGITKAIEKTQRYLSDTGRDLKIIVEARNLEEIKEILKSDGVYRILIDNFNYEDTREAVRLIGDECLTESSGGINEETIRNYAECGVDYISSGALTHSVYNMDLSLKAV from the coding sequence ATGATTTCAGAAGAACAGTTCAATAAAGAGATTAAAGGCATCATTTCAAATGCCATACGAGAGGACGTAGGTGATGGTGACCATAGTTCGCTGGCGTGTATTCCTGAGGACGCTATGGGCAAAGCAAAGTTATTGGTAAAGGACAAGGGAATAATTGCGGGCATCGCTTTTGCTAAAGAAGTCTTTTCATATGTTGATGAAAACCTAGAGGTAGAAACCTTGATTGAAGACGGCAGCCAAGTTACCCATGGTGATATTGTGTTTTATGTAAAAGGGAGCTCACAAAGTATTCTAAAGGCGGAAAGATTAGTGCTCAATGCCATGCAACGTATGAGTGCAATAGCGACCAAGACCAATTTTTTTGTCAATTTACTGGAGGGTACGGATACTAAAATTCTGGATACAAGAAAAACTACGCCAGGCATACGGGCTTTGGAAAAATGGGCGGTAAAGATTGGTGGAGGAGAGAACCACAGGTTTGCCCTTTATGACATGATTATGTTGAAGGACAACCATATCGATTTTGCCGGAGGTATTACAAAGGCCATTGAAAAGACACAGCGTTATTTAAGCGATACGGGCCGTGATTTAAAGATTATCGTCGAAGCCCGAAACCTCGAAGAGATAAAAGAAATCCTAAAATCAGATGGGGTCTACCGTATTCTTATCGATAACTTCAATTATGAAGATACGCGAGAAGCGGTTAGACTGATCGGTGACGAATGCCTAACGGAATCCTCAGGAGGTATAAACGAAGAAACAATCCGTAATTATGCGGAGTGCGGTGTGGACTATATTTCCTCAGGAGCGCTAACACATTCGGTTTATAATATGGACCTAAGCCTTAAAGCGGTATAA
- a CDS encoding YihY/virulence factor BrkB family protein — MSVEIEEKLDKIPIVNWVVRLLKTVKLPGFEGLSIYDLAEMYILGILEGTLSTRASAIAFSLFMALFPLLIFMVTLVPFLVSYVSLENSNFDAEFLSFLESFLPSATGEYFGEIFQQIKDQKRGGLLSSSFIISIFLVANGVNAIFGGFETSYHIDLTRNFFRQYLFALMVGLILAILIIVGFVAFIYFEFYVLGYLTEFAARQGGYVLGEDDIMGVQIAKVLFFVILSYFTTAILYYFGTREGKQARFFSIGALMTTILFLVTSYLFGIYVEKFARYNELYGALGGLLILMVYIWLNSNILLLGFELNASLNSLRKIAKKEE; from the coding sequence ATGTCTGTAGAGATCGAGGAAAAATTGGATAAGATTCCTATTGTAAATTGGGTGGTTCGGCTGTTGAAAACCGTGAAACTTCCCGGTTTTGAGGGTTTATCCATCTACGATCTCGCAGAGATGTATATTTTGGGAATTCTTGAGGGCACCTTATCTACCAGAGCAAGTGCCATTGCCTTTAGTCTGTTCATGGCACTTTTTCCACTTTTAATATTTATGGTCACCTTGGTACCGTTTTTGGTCTCGTACGTAAGTCTTGAGAACAGTAATTTTGATGCCGAATTCCTTTCTTTTCTAGAATCTTTCCTACCCTCGGCAACAGGGGAATATTTTGGGGAAATTTTTCAGCAGATCAAGGACCAAAAAAGAGGGGGCTTATTGTCGTCTTCTTTCATAATTTCCATATTCTTGGTGGCAAATGGGGTAAATGCGATTTTTGGAGGTTTTGAAACCTCATATCATATAGATTTAACGCGTAATTTTTTTAGACAATACCTGTTTGCACTAATGGTAGGGCTTATTTTGGCCATACTTATCATTGTGGGCTTTGTTGCCTTCATTTATTTTGAATTCTACGTATTGGGTTATTTAACGGAATTTGCCGCTAGGCAAGGGGGCTATGTACTCGGTGAGGATGATATCATGGGCGTACAAATCGCTAAGGTGCTATTCTTCGTAATTTTATCCTATTTTACAACGGCTATCTTATATTATTTTGGAACTAGGGAAGGTAAACAAGCGCGTTTCTTTTCTATAGGGGCGTTAATGACTACCATTCTATTTTTGGTAACCTCCTACCTTTTTGGAATATATGTAGAAAAATTCGCCAGATATAATGAGCTGTATGGCGCATTGGGAGGTTTATTGATTTTGATGGTTTACATCTGGTTAAATTCTAATATCTTGCTACTTGGATTTGAGTTGAACGCCTCCTTGAATTCGCTAAGAAAAATTGCTAAGAAAGAAGAATGA
- a CDS encoding DEAD/DEAH box helicase: protein MTNFEALGLQKSLIDAVSDLGFEKPSEVQEKAIPILLESETDLVALAQTGTGKTAAFGFPLIQKIDRDSRTTQGLILSPTRELCLQITNELKLYSKYEKNINVVAIYGGASITEQARQIKRGAQIVVATPGRMKDMINRKLVDISKIDYCILDEADEMLNMGFFEDIKDILSNTPDEKSTWLFSATMPKEVSIIAKKFMHSPQEITVGAKNSGASTVQHEYYVVGGRDRYPALKRLADTNPDIFSVVFCRTKRDTQRVAEKLIEDGYNAGALHGDLSQNQRDLVMNSFRKKQIQMLVATDVAARGIDVDDITHVINYQLPDEIETYTHRSGRTGRAGKSGISMVIVTRSEMRKIKAIENKIKQNFISKKIPTGMEICEIQLYHLANKIKDTEINEDVESYLPAINDVLKDVDREELIKKIVSVEFTRFYNYYNKSKDLNTSDSGERGRDRSNRGDAPTSGSVRYFINVGEKDGYDWMSLKDFIKDTVNLGREDVFKVDVKDSFSFFNTDAEVTDRILSTFTEFKVDGRFVNVEVSKNPGGGGGRRRSGGGGFRDKGKSRGNRDGNRSGDRSRSKGRERRNSSSPNSGKRRSNKRKGDFF from the coding sequence ATGACAAATTTTGAAGCACTAGGACTGCAAAAGTCCTTAATTGATGCTGTCTCGGATTTGGGTTTTGAAAAACCTTCCGAAGTACAGGAAAAAGCAATCCCGATTTTATTGGAAAGTGAGACCGATTTGGTTGCGCTTGCGCAAACAGGAACCGGTAAAACCGCTGCTTTTGGCTTTCCGCTCATCCAAAAGATAGACCGTGATAGCAGAACTACACAGGGTTTAATCCTCTCCCCTACCAGGGAATTGTGTTTGCAGATTACCAATGAGCTAAAATTATACTCCAAATACGAGAAAAATATAAATGTAGTCGCTATTTATGGCGGAGCCAGTATTACGGAACAAGCAAGACAGATTAAGAGAGGTGCCCAAATAGTGGTGGCCACTCCGGGACGTATGAAAGACATGATCAATCGTAAATTGGTCGATATTTCTAAAATTGACTACTGTATTTTGGACGAGGCGGATGAAATGCTCAACATGGGCTTTTTTGAAGATATCAAAGATATTCTTTCCAACACCCCAGATGAGAAATCTACCTGGTTGTTTTCGGCTACAATGCCCAAGGAGGTTTCCATAATCGCCAAGAAGTTTATGCATTCCCCACAAGAAATTACCGTGGGTGCCAAAAACTCCGGGGCTTCAACCGTTCAGCATGAATATTATGTTGTTGGTGGTAGAGATAGATACCCAGCTTTAAAAAGATTGGCGGATACCAATCCCGATATTTTTTCGGTTGTTTTTTGTAGAACAAAAAGAGATACACAGAGAGTAGCGGAAAAACTTATTGAAGACGGTTATAATGCCGGGGCGCTGCATGGTGATTTGAGCCAAAACCAACGCGATTTGGTAATGAACTCGTTCCGTAAAAAACAAATACAAATGTTAGTCGCTACCGATGTAGCCGCGAGAGGTATAGATGTGGACGACATTACCCATGTTATCAATTACCAATTGCCAGATGAAATAGAAACCTACACACACCGTAGTGGTAGAACGGGAAGGGCCGGTAAATCCGGTATTTCCATGGTCATCGTTACGCGTAGTGAAATGCGTAAGATTAAGGCTATCGAGAATAAGATAAAGCAGAATTTCATCTCTAAAAAGATTCCAACAGGGATGGAGATTTGTGAGATTCAACTGTATCATCTGGCCAACAAAATAAAGGATACCGAAATCAACGAAGATGTTGAAAGCTATCTACCAGCGATTAACGATGTCTTAAAGGATGTAGACCGCGAAGAACTCATCAAAAAAATCGTGTCGGTCGAGTTTACACGTTTTTATAACTATTACAACAAATCAAAAGACCTGAATACTTCAGATTCTGGAGAAAGGGGTCGCGATAGAAGCAATAGAGGTGACGCGCCTACTTCTGGTTCGGTGCGCTATTTCATAAACGTGGGTGAAAAAGACGGATACGATTGGATGTCGCTCAAGGACTTCATCAAGGATACCGTAAATCTTGGAAGAGAAGATGTTTTTAAAGTCGATGTAAAAGACAGCTTTTCTTTCTTTAACACCGATGCAGAGGTCACCGATAGAATTCTATCCACCTTTACAGAATTTAAGGTCGATGGCAGATTTGTAAACGTAGAAGTTTCCAAAAATCCCGGAGGCGGTGGCGGAAGACGCAGAAGCGGAGGCGGCGGCTTCAGGGATAAAGGCAAAAGTAGAGGAAATCGTGACGGAAACAGAAGTGGCGATAGATCGCGAAGTAAAGGAAGGGAACGAAGAAATTCTTCTAGTCCCAACTCCGGTAAAAGAAGAAGCAACAAAAGAAAAGGTGATTTCTTTTAG
- the serA gene encoding phosphoglycerate dehydrogenase — MVESGRKYVFDFDSTLTRVEALDVLAEMTLQGKSNKEEIINEIQKITNLGIDGDISFTESLEKRIKLLKANKSDLEGLVEELRQKISKSIASNKEFFEKYADDIYVISCGFKEFIDPIVKEYNIPSERVYANTFTFDEDGNIVGFDEDNVLSQHNGKIECLKQMNLEGEVQVIGDGYSDYVMREAGIADKFFAYTENVHRDKAADNADHVTPSLDEFLFVNDLPRNISYPKNRIKILLLENVHTAAFENLSDEGFSVELVKHSLPEEELIDKIKGVHVLGIRSKTQVTQKVLDAADKLLVVGAFCIGTTQINLEYAKKKGVVVFNAPYSNTRSVVELAIGEIIMLMRSVFARSSEIHNGQWQKTAAGSREVRGKNLGIVGYGNIGKQLSVLAEAIGMRVYYYDVEDSLALGNAKKCNTLEDLLNISDVVTLHIDDNPANKNFIGEREINQMKKGAMLVNLSRGFVVDIDALVAALESGQVGGAAVDVYPEEPRSNGDFKTKLQGFSNVILTPHVGGSTEEAQRDIADFVPNKIMDYINSGNTVDAVNFPNIRLPKQNKAHRFLHIHKNVPGIMAKINEVLAKFELNISSQYLSTDSEVGYVITDLDKEYNKDVIKALKKVENTIKFRVLY; from the coding sequence ATGGTAGAATCAGGAAGAAAATATGTTTTTGATTTCGATAGTACGTTAACAAGGGTAGAAGCTTTGGATGTACTTGCGGAAATGACCCTACAGGGAAAATCCAATAAGGAAGAAATCATCAATGAAATACAGAAAATTACCAACTTGGGTATCGATGGTGATATTTCCTTTACGGAATCTCTTGAAAAGCGCATCAAACTATTAAAAGCCAATAAATCTGATCTCGAAGGCCTCGTTGAGGAATTGCGTCAAAAAATATCAAAATCCATAGCTTCCAACAAAGAGTTTTTTGAAAAATATGCGGATGATATTTATGTAATCTCCTGCGGGTTCAAGGAATTTATTGACCCTATCGTAAAGGAGTATAATATTCCATCGGAAAGGGTATACGCCAATACCTTTACATTTGATGAGGACGGAAATATTGTTGGGTTCGACGAAGACAATGTACTGTCTCAGCACAATGGTAAAATCGAGTGTCTTAAACAAATGAACCTAGAAGGGGAAGTACAGGTTATAGGTGATGGTTATAGTGATTATGTGATGCGGGAAGCCGGAATAGCCGATAAATTCTTCGCCTACACGGAAAACGTTCATAGGGATAAAGCTGCGGACAATGCCGACCATGTAACACCGAGTCTGGATGAATTTTTATTCGTGAACGATTTACCTAGGAATATATCTTATCCTAAGAATAGGATTAAAATTCTTCTGTTAGAGAATGTGCATACCGCTGCTTTTGAAAATCTATCGGACGAAGGTTTTTCGGTAGAATTGGTGAAACATAGTTTGCCAGAAGAGGAGCTCATAGATAAGATTAAGGGCGTCCATGTTTTAGGTATCCGTTCAAAAACACAGGTAACCCAAAAGGTTTTGGATGCCGCGGATAAATTATTGGTCGTAGGTGCTTTTTGTATAGGTACTACTCAAATAAACTTAGAGTATGCCAAAAAGAAGGGTGTGGTAGTCTTTAATGCGCCATACAGTAATACACGTTCCGTAGTAGAACTCGCCATAGGTGAAATCATCATGTTAATGCGTAGTGTATTCGCCAGAAGTTCCGAAATCCATAACGGTCAATGGCAAAAAACAGCCGCTGGATCAAGGGAAGTCCGTGGTAAGAACTTAGGTATTGTAGGTTACGGTAACATAGGTAAGCAACTGTCCGTTCTAGCAGAGGCCATAGGCATGCGGGTGTATTATTATGATGTTGAGGATAGTCTTGCACTTGGTAATGCCAAAAAATGCAACACCTTAGAGGATTTACTGAATATATCGGACGTGGTAACGCTTCATATTGATGACAATCCGGCCAATAAGAATTTTATTGGGGAGCGCGAAATAAACCAAATGAAGAAAGGTGCCATGTTAGTGAATTTGTCCAGAGGTTTCGTGGTGGATATCGATGCTTTGGTAGCGGCACTAGAAAGCGGTCAGGTAGGTGGGGCCGCGGTAGATGTATATCCTGAAGAACCCCGAAGTAATGGAGATTTTAAGACTAAACTCCAAGGTTTTTCAAATGTGATATTAACTCCTCACGTAGGTGGTAGTACAGAGGAGGCACAAAGAGATATAGCCGATTTTGTTCCGAATAAAATCATGGACTATATCAATTCTGGTAATACGGTAGACGCTGTCAATTTTCCTAATATAAGACTTCCGAAACAGAATAAAGCACACCGTTTCTTGCATATTCATAAGAACGTACCCGGGATTATGGCAAAAATCAACGAAGTACTGGCGAAGTTTGAGCTTAATATTTCCAGTCAATACCTGTCAACCGATAGCGAAGTTGGTTACGTGATTACAGATTTGGATAAGGAATACAACAAAGACGTCATCAAAGCCTTGAAAAAGGTAGAGAATACCATTAAGTTTAGAGTGCTCTATTAA
- a CDS encoding DUF4337 domain-containing protein, with the protein MLQSKNSLDTVEVSVASERAEAVGGVLIAFFAALMAISQMVNGELEEQMMIAHNKVVNYSSWYQSKSIKESLKESELDYLNVLVTSGIIPEDKVVPVNSKIEVVKNQITKYGNEKKEILIGSSNIPVEDWIQDLDGKLGIIVGVKEWEQLAEQYDEATKKFDLGMLFFQICIVLGAVCIIIYDNPKLQKGFIILMVVCGIIGIIMSVYGYSIAP; encoded by the coding sequence ATGCTACAATCTAAAAATAGTTTGGATACCGTTGAGGTTTCTGTAGCTTCAGAAAGAGCCGAAGCCGTTGGTGGAGTTCTTATTGCATTTTTTGCTGCTCTAATGGCGATTTCCCAGATGGTCAACGGAGAACTGGAGGAACAAATGATGATAGCCCATAATAAGGTAGTCAATTATTCTAGCTGGTACCAATCCAAAAGCATTAAAGAAAGTCTTAAAGAAAGTGAACTAGATTATTTAAACGTACTGGTTACCAGCGGTATTATTCCTGAAGATAAGGTAGTCCCCGTAAACAGCAAAATAGAGGTTGTCAAAAATCAAATCACCAAATACGGTAACGAGAAGAAAGAAATTTTAATAGGCTCCTCTAACATTCCTGTAGAAGACTGGATTCAAGACCTAGATGGTAAACTGGGTATTATTGTAGGGGTAAAGGAATGGGAACAACTGGCGGAGCAATATGACGAGGCTACCAAAAAATTTGACCTCGGTATGCTCTTCTTTCAAATCTGTATTGTTTTGGGCGCAGTTTGTATCATCATATATGATAATCCTAAACTACAGAAAGGGTTTATTATCTTAATGGTGGTCTGTGGCATAATCGGAATAATCATGTCCGTCTATGGTTATAGTATCGCGCCTTAA
- a CDS encoding SatD family protein, producing the protein MIAIITGDIINSENYPSSEWIPILKEYFSRFGTSPMVWEIYRGDEFQLKVNQENALFTAIQIKAILKSIKGLDVRMGIGIGLETFTGSGVSESNGPAYQRSGRKFDSLKESKVNLSIATGDESHDKTINLMLKLALDFMDNWSVVSAEIVTMILDNLEASQKELALKLGIKQSAVSQRLKRARIDLVLELLAYYENLFKLP; encoded by the coding sequence ATGATCGCAATTATTACAGGAGATATTATCAATTCAGAGAATTATCCCTCTTCGGAATGGATTCCTATTTTAAAAGAATATTTTTCTCGTTTTGGCACCAGTCCAATGGTCTGGGAAATTTATCGTGGCGATGAATTTCAACTAAAGGTCAATCAAGAAAATGCTCTGTTCACGGCTATTCAGATCAAAGCGATTTTAAAATCCATAAAGGGTTTAGATGTCCGCATGGGTATAGGAATAGGCCTAGAAACGTTTACGGGTTCAGGTGTTAGTGAATCTAATGGACCGGCATATCAGCGTTCTGGTCGTAAATTTGACTCTCTTAAAGAGAGCAAGGTAAATCTAAGTATAGCTACGGGAGACGAAAGCCATGACAAGACCATAAACCTTATGCTAAAGCTTGCTTTGGATTTTATGGACAATTGGAGCGTGGTTTCCGCGGAAATAGTAACTATGATCTTGGATAATTTAGAGGCATCTCAGAAGGAGTTGGCCCTAAAACTAGGAATTAAGCAATCTGCGGTAAGTCAAAGACTCAAAAGAGCACGTATAGACCTGGTCTTAGAGTTGTTGGCCTACTATGAAAACCTATTTAAATTACCGTAA
- a CDS encoding DUF2147 domain-containing protein gives MIDSVRVLLIIFFVCFTGTMMSQSVFGKWKTIDDRTGKPKGIINIYEKNGLMYGYVEDILEKGKENAKCIKCDGELKDKPVVGMEIITAAKENEDGEWKGKRLFDPEQAMTFRCKIWLNPDNPNELKVRGYLAFIYRTQTWLRVEG, from the coding sequence ATGATAGATTCCGTTAGAGTATTGCTCATAATATTTTTTGTGTGCTTCACAGGCACAATGATGTCTCAGTCCGTTTTTGGGAAGTGGAAAACCATTGACGATCGCACCGGTAAACCCAAGGGGATTATCAATATTTATGAGAAAAATGGCTTAATGTATGGATACGTTGAAGATATTTTAGAAAAAGGGAAAGAAAACGCCAAATGCATTAAATGTGATGGAGAATTAAAGGATAAACCTGTTGTTGGTATGGAAATCATCACGGCAGCAAAAGAAAATGAAGACGGAGAATGGAAGGGCAAACGTTTGTTCGACCCAGAACAGGCGATGACATTTAGATGTAAAATTTGGTTGAACCCCGATAATCCAAATGAACTAAAAGTTAGGGGTTATCTTGCTTTTATTTATCGTACGCAAACCTGGTTGCGTGTGGAGGGCTAA
- a CDS encoding methyltransferase family protein, with translation MELKLPPVIVFFVFGLLMFLLNKFLPFGFFDFFGRLVLVKLLVGMAVGILTISIVQFFRTKTTVDPGKPSKTTQLVTNGLYKFSRNPMYLGMLLMLLAWGLKLGNAFNVLLASGFVFYMNRFQIIPEEKILGNKFGKEYARYVTKTRRWF, from the coding sequence ATGGAGTTAAAACTACCCCCTGTTATCGTATTTTTTGTTTTTGGACTGCTCATGTTCTTGTTGAACAAGTTTTTACCTTTTGGCTTTTTTGACTTCTTTGGACGCCTGGTCTTGGTCAAATTATTGGTAGGAATGGCAGTGGGTATATTAACGATATCCATTGTTCAATTCTTTAGAACAAAAACTACGGTTGATCCGGGCAAACCGTCAAAAACGACACAATTGGTTACTAATGGCCTCTATAAGTTCTCTAGAAACCCTATGTATTTGGGGATGTTGTTAATGCTTCTTGCTTGGGGTTTAAAGCTGGGCAATGCCTTTAACGTGCTGTTGGCCTCCGGGTTTGTGTTTTACATGAATCGGTTTCAAATTATTCCAGAAGAGAAAATTCTTGGGAATAAGTTCGGAAAGGAATATGCGCGGTACGTTACAAAGACCAGGAGATGGTTTTAG